In the Thermodesulfobacteriota bacterium genome, one interval contains:
- the lpxA gene encoding acyl-ACP--UDP-N-acetylglucosamine O-acyltransferase, whose product MIHTTAIVHPKAELDEGVKIGPYSIIAENVKIGKDTNVSSHVTIEKFTQIGERCHIYQFVSIGTPPQDLKFKGEKSDLIIGDDNIIREFVTINRASSHGGGVTTIGNNNFLMAYCHIAHDCKIGSNIIMANAATLAGHIEIEDFAIIGGLVAVHQFVRIGAYSIIGGASAVSKNVPPYVMAVGNRARLFGLNITGLKRNNFPEATINNLKKAYKIIFRSGMTLNNALEKVKLELPDSEEVNGFVEFIRKSERGICR is encoded by the coding sequence ATGATACATACAACAGCGATTGTTCATCCAAAGGCAGAGTTAGATGAAGGGGTGAAAATAGGACCATATTCTATAATAGCCGAGAATGTCAAGATTGGCAAGGATACAAATGTAAGTTCTCATGTAACAATAGAAAAATTCACACAGATAGGGGAGCGGTGTCATATATATCAATTTGTATCCATTGGGACCCCTCCGCAGGATTTGAAGTTTAAAGGGGAAAAATCTGATTTAATCATTGGTGATGATAATATTATCAGAGAGTTTGTAACCATAAACAGGGCATCCTCCCACGGTGGAGGGGTAACAACGATAGGGAACAATAACTTTCTTATGGCATATTGCCATATAGCCCATGACTGTAAAATAGGAAGTAATATCATAATGGCCAATGCTGCTACCCTCGCTGGACATATCGAGATAGAAGACTTTGCAATTATTGGTGGGTTAGTTGCCGTCCATCAGTTTGTCAGGATTGGGGCTTATTCCATTATTGGGGGTGCCTCCGCGGTTTCTAAGAATGTTCCTCCTTATGTTATGGCTGTGGGCAACAGAGCTAGATTATTTGGTCTGAATATTACAGGGCTTAAGAGGAACAATTTCCCCGAAGCCACAATAAACAACCTTAAGAAGGCATATAAGATTATATTTAGATCAGGCATGACCCTGAATAATGCATTAGAGAAAGTGAAGCTCGAACTTCCTGATTCAGAAGAGGTTAACGGTTTTGTAGAGTTTATTCGAAAATCTGAAAGAGGTATTTGTCGATGA
- the fabZ gene encoding 3-hydroxyacyl-ACP dehydratase FabZ produces the protein MLDIRDIMKVLPHRYPFLLIDRILEMEKGKRVVGIKNLTFNELFFQGHFPDYPIMPGVLLIEAMAQAGGVLALSYEPERVKNKNFYFSSIDKVKFRKPVLPGDQVRFEVEVIKQRSFLWRFSGKAFVGESLVAEGELQGIISNK, from the coding sequence ATGTTAGACATTAGAGATATTATGAAAGTTTTGCCCCATAGGTACCCCTTTCTTTTAATTGATAGGATATTAGAAATGGAAAAGGGAAAAAGGGTTGTAGGTATAAAAAATCTTACTTTTAATGAACTTTTTTTCCAAGGGCATTTTCCTGATTACCCTATTATGCCAGGAGTTTTGTTAATTGAGGCAATGGCTCAGGCTGGGGGAGTCCTAGCTTTGAGTTATGAACCTGAAAGGGTTAAAAACAAGAATTTTTACTTTTCTAGCATAGATAAGGTTAAATTTAGAAAACCTGTATTACCAGGCGATCAAGTAAGGTTTGAAGTAGAGGTAATTAAACAGAGAAGTTTCCTGTGGAGATTTAGTGGGAAGGCGTTCGTAGGGGAATCTTTGGTTGCTGAAGGTGAATTGCAGGGTATAATATCTAATAAGTAA
- the lpxD gene encoding UDP-3-O-(3-hydroxymyristoyl)glucosamine N-acyltransferase, with amino-acid sequence MLNKSLQELADFINGKVIGDGNIIIAGINSIDEAKNGEITFITNPRYLSMARTTKASAIIVSSGFKDSEKPLLCTDNPYLAYAKIAGLFHKKPCDAKGIDPGAVIGNNTEIGIDVSIYPFVYVGDNVKIGDRVSLYPGVYVGDDVHIGEDTVVYANTSIREGCKIGRRVIIHCGTVIGSDGFGFAKDGKTHHKIPQVGIVQIDDDVEIGAGNTIDRAALGKTWIKRGVKTDNLVQIGHNVIIGEDTIIVAQVAIAGSTEIGNNVVLAGQVGVGGHLKIGDNVTVGGQSGITKDIAPNQTVSGLPAIPHKEWLRSQASIIKLPKMRKTLKELESKIEKIEKKIKFELEG; translated from the coding sequence ATGTTAAATAAGAGTCTGCAAGAGTTGGCAGATTTTATCAATGGTAAAGTGATAGGCGATGGTAATATTATTATTGCCGGAATAAACAGTATCGATGAGGCAAAAAATGGGGAGATAACCTTTATTACTAACCCCAGGTATTTGTCGATGGCAAGAACCACTAAAGCTTCTGCAATAATAGTTTCCTCCGGTTTTAAAGATTCTGAAAAACCTCTTCTGTGTACTGACAACCCCTACCTGGCTTACGCAAAAATTGCTGGCTTATTTCATAAAAAGCCTTGTGATGCAAAAGGTATTGATCCAGGCGCCGTTATTGGGAATAATACGGAGATTGGTATAGATGTATCAATTTATCCTTTTGTATATGTGGGTGACAATGTAAAGATTGGAGACAGGGTATCCCTGTATCCCGGGGTATATGTTGGTGATGATGTGCACATTGGTGAAGATACTGTGGTCTATGCAAATACTTCTATCCGTGAAGGATGTAAGATTGGTAGAAGAGTTATAATCCATTGTGGGACTGTTATTGGTAGTGATGGTTTTGGCTTTGCCAAAGATGGGAAGACGCACCATAAGATTCCCCAGGTTGGTATAGTTCAGATTGATGATGATGTGGAAATCGGTGCCGGCAATACTATCGACCGTGCGGCCCTGGGGAAAACCTGGATTAAAAGGGGAGTTAAAACCGACAATCTAGTGCAAATTGGTCATAATGTAATTATTGGAGAGGATACAATTATAGTTGCCCAGGTGGCTATAGCAGGAAGTACAGAAATAGGCAATAATGTTGTTTTAGCTGGTCAGGTTGGTGTAGGAGGTCATCTGAAGATCGGGGATAATGTTACGGTTGGCGGGCAATCTGGCATTACTAAAGATATAGCACCAAACCAGACTGTTTCAGGTCTTCCAGCAATCCCTCATAAAGAGTGGTTAAGGTCCCAGGCAAGTATTATCAAATTACCGAAAATGAGAAAGACTTTAAAGGAGTTAGAATCAAAGATAGAAAAGATAGAGAAAAAAATCAAATTTGAATTGGAGGGATAG
- a CDS encoding OmpH family outer membrane protein → MRKIGLIFTLSLVLLFPNLALGTDTVKIAYVDLQNALNTSDAGKEAKKIFSEKVKKVQKSLEGKQAELKKLKDNIEKQGLILSEKARTEKEKGYQKELRDFERLYKDSQDELNREEIEVSQKIIDELRKIVNKIGGEGNYTMILEKTRSGILYAPDAVDLTDKVIKAYNEQRKQNK, encoded by the coding sequence ATGAGGAAAATAGGTTTGATTTTTACTTTATCGTTGGTGTTACTTTTCCCTAATTTGGCTTTAGGAACTGATACTGTTAAGATAGCATATGTTGACCTTCAGAATGCCCTGAATACGTCTGATGCAGGGAAGGAAGCAAAAAAAATATTTTCTGAAAAAGTAAAAAAGGTTCAAAAATCTCTTGAGGGAAAACAGGCTGAACTAAAAAAGCTGAAGGATAATATAGAAAAACAGGGCTTAATATTAAGCGAGAAGGCAAGAACCGAGAAAGAAAAAGGATACCAGAAAGAACTGAGGGATTTTGAGAGGTTATACAAAGACTCTCAGGATGAACTTAATCGTGAAGAGATCGAAGTTAGTCAAAAGATAATTGATGAATTGAGAAAGATCGTTAACAAAATCGGGGGAGAAGGCAATTACACCATGATACTTGAAAAGACCAGGAGCGGAATACTCTATGCCCCTGACGCTGTGGATCTGACCGATAAAGTCATAAAAGCCTATAATGAACAGAGAAAACAAAACAAGTAA
- the bamA gene encoding outer membrane protein assembly factor BamA, whose protein sequence is MFKKILVFLVCFLTCQVAYGQEAIKIGIFPFQINSPEPLGYLKEKIPDILISHIKESERVSFIEKSVLEAELKGRSEGEIAEDFVRRIGAKIGADFVIWGSFTNIGKGISLDTRVLEIKGHKSPIRIYIDGKDLDSLTSKLGELARRIKLKLLGKDIIVKISIKGNDRIEADAIKPRIESKEGDVLSQKTLREDIKRIYDMNYFEDVNVVKEDTPSGKEINFIVSEKPSIKEIEISGNRFIEKKDIMEVMSIKPHTILNFNKIEDSIKNVLKFYREKGYWAAEVDYKVYYLKRKEAIVDLKITENKKTKIKKIRFIDNKAYSEKELRDIIQTDEKGFFSWLTDSGVLKEDVLQQDLDKIIAFYSNNGYIDIKVGKPEITHDNEWIYIVIPINEGKQFKVGKVDIKGDLIEKKEELLKELSMTTGKIFDRQLLRKDVVNLTDKYAGAGYAFADVTPLTSIDREIQLVDLILDVHKGKKAYFERITITGNTKTRDKVIRRELKVAEGDIYDKEKLSKSYQKVNRLGYFEEFSFDTEKGTDDDKLNLNIKVKEKPTGAVSVGAGYSSIDNVIGMFNITQDNLFGRGQKLFFVATIGGRSSNYNLGFTEPWLFDTPVSAGFDVYDIRREYDDYTKYSRGGDIRFGFPITEEYTRAYATYKYENVDITDVLDTAATVIKEQEGKTVTSSIVLSLVRDSTNDRIFPTKGSENSIAIEYAGGVLGGTNYFTKYYGNTTWFFPLPGDTVFMSRARMGFAHGNQGRELPLFERFFLGGINSLRGFKAYSVGPKDPATGDVIGGNKQLLFNIEYIFPLYKKAGIKGVVFFDAGNAFDDNENYSLSGLRTSVGAGIRWYSPIGPLRLEWGYNIDPKPDERRSNWEFAIGVMF, encoded by the coding sequence ATGTTTAAAAAGATATTGGTTTTTTTGGTGTGCTTTTTGACTTGCCAGGTTGCTTATGGCCAGGAAGCTATAAAAATTGGCATCTTTCCTTTCCAGATTAATAGCCCGGAACCCCTAGGATATTTAAAAGAGAAAATACCAGATATTCTAATCTCTCATATCAAAGAAAGTGAAAGGGTTTCTTTTATAGAAAAATCTGTACTGGAAGCTGAATTAAAGGGGAGATCAGAAGGGGAGATAGCTGAAGATTTTGTAAGGAGAATTGGTGCTAAGATAGGTGCGGATTTCGTAATTTGGGGCAGTTTTACAAATATAGGAAAAGGCATTAGCCTTGATACCAGAGTTTTAGAGATTAAGGGACATAAATCACCTATCAGAATTTATATTGATGGCAAGGATCTGGATAGCCTGACTTCTAAACTTGGTGAGCTGGCAAGACGCATCAAACTAAAATTACTGGGGAAAGATATAATCGTTAAGATATCTATCAAGGGAAACGATAGAATTGAAGCAGATGCCATTAAGCCTCGTATCGAGAGTAAGGAAGGGGATGTCCTCTCACAAAAGACCTTGAGGGAAGATATAAAACGCATTTACGATATGAATTATTTTGAAGATGTGAATGTTGTTAAAGAAGATACTCCTTCGGGCAAGGAAATAAATTTTATTGTTAGTGAAAAACCCTCTATCAAGGAAATTGAGATAAGCGGTAACAGGTTTATTGAAAAAAAAGATATTATGGAGGTTATGAGTATTAAACCCCACACAATTTTGAATTTTAACAAAATAGAGGACAGCATTAAAAATGTACTGAAATTCTACAGAGAAAAAGGGTATTGGGCAGCAGAAGTTGACTATAAAGTGTACTATTTGAAAAGAAAGGAGGCTATAGTAGATTTAAAGATTACGGAGAATAAGAAAACCAAAATAAAGAAGATTAGATTTATTGATAACAAGGCATACAGCGAAAAAGAATTACGGGATATTATTCAGACAGATGAAAAAGGTTTCTTTTCCTGGTTAACTGATTCCGGGGTGTTAAAGGAGGATGTGCTGCAGCAAGACCTGGACAAGATAATCGCATTCTATAGCAATAATGGTTATATAGACATCAAAGTTGGTAAGCCCGAGATAACTCACGATAACGAGTGGATATATATTGTTATTCCGATTAATGAAGGGAAACAATTTAAAGTCGGTAAAGTCGATATTAAAGGTGATTTAATAGAGAAAAAAGAGGAACTTCTGAAGGAATTAAGTATGACCACAGGGAAAATATTCGACCGTCAGTTACTCAGAAAGGATGTTGTTAATCTTACTGATAAATATGCTGGTGCCGGATATGCATTTGCTGATGTAACACCCTTGACCTCTATTGACAGGGAAATCCAATTGGTTGATTTAATCCTTGATGTCCATAAGGGCAAAAAGGCATATTTCGAGAGGATTACTATAACAGGGAACACTAAAACCCGAGATAAGGTGATTAGGCGAGAGTTAAAAGTTGCGGAAGGAGACATATATGACAAAGAAAAATTGAGTAAGAGTTACCAAAAAGTAAATAGGTTGGGATACTTTGAAGAATTCAGTTTTGATACTGAAAAAGGTACTGATGATGACAAACTCAATTTGAATATTAAGGTAAAGGAGAAACCAACAGGGGCAGTAAGTGTTGGGGCTGGCTACAGTTCTATTGACAATGTTATCGGGATGTTCAATATAACCCAAGACAATCTGTTTGGCAGAGGGCAGAAATTATTTTTTGTTGCTACCATAGGTGGACGAAGCTCAAACTACAACTTAGGATTTACTGAACCCTGGCTCTTTGATACGCCTGTATCTGCTGGTTTTGATGTTTATGATATTAGAAGAGAGTACGATGACTATACCAAATACTCCCGAGGTGGCGATATTAGATTTGGTTTCCCAATAACGGAGGAATATACCAGGGCGTATGCGACATACAAATATGAAAACGTGGATATAACTGATGTCCTGGATACTGCTGCTACAGTGATAAAAGAGCAGGAGGGAAAAACTGTCACGAGCAGTATAGTGCTTTCTCTGGTGAGGGATTCAACGAACGACCGTATATTTCCAACAAAGGGATCAGAAAACAGTATAGCAATTGAGTATGCAGGTGGTGTTTTGGGAGGTACCAATTATTTCACAAAGTATTATGGTAACACAACGTGGTTTTTTCCCTTACCCGGGGATACTGTTTTTATGTCTCGTGCAAGGATGGGATTTGCACATGGCAATCAAGGCAGAGAGCTACCTCTTTTTGAACGGTTCTTTTTAGGGGGGATAAACAGCCTCAGAGGTTTTAAGGCATATTCCGTAGGTCCTAAAGACCCCGCTACTGGCGATGTTATTGGCGGGAATAAACAATTGCTGTTCAATATAGAGTATATTTTTCCCCTTTATAAAAAAGCAGGGATTAAGGGTGTGGTCTTCTTTGATGCGGGAAATGCCTTTGATGATAACGAGAATTATAGTCTGAGCGGACTGAGGACCAGCGTTGGTGCTGGTATAAGATGGTATTCACCAATAGGTCCTCTTAGACTTGAATGGGGGTACAATATAGATCCTAAACCGGACGAAAGACGCAGTAACTGGGAGTTTGCTATAGGGGTGATGTTCTAG
- a CDS encoding ABC transporter ATP-binding protein: MNNVSIRTRKLYKVFKSNNKTVEVLKGIDLDIKKGDMLSILGASGVGKSTLLHILGAIERPTSGNVFYGTEDLFLMDDKKLAGFRNRTIGFIFQFHHLLPEFNALENTMMPALIRGVKKKDACIEAENILQKVGLKDRITHKPGELSGGEQQRVAIARALILKPEVILADEPTGNLDTKTGDAVQDLLINLNRELKITLVVVTHNNRLADKMPRRVSLLDGMIVSDVLS, translated from the coding sequence ATGAATAACGTATCTATCAGGACAAGAAAACTGTATAAGGTCTTTAAATCCAATAATAAAACAGTAGAGGTTCTCAAAGGCATAGATTTAGATATTAAGAAGGGGGATATGCTGTCTATTCTGGGGGCTTCTGGGGTAGGGAAGAGTACATTGCTTCACATACTTGGAGCAATAGAACGGCCCACTTCAGGCAATGTCTTTTACGGTACCGAAGACCTCTTTTTAATGGACGATAAAAAACTGGCAGGGTTTAGAAACAGAACGATTGGTTTCATATTCCAATTTCATCATCTCCTCCCTGAATTTAATGCCCTTGAAAATACGATGATGCCAGCCTTAATCCGGGGAGTCAAAAAGAAAGATGCCTGTATTGAAGCCGAGAATATACTTCAGAAGGTTGGCTTGAAAGATAGGATTACCCACAAGCCTGGTGAGTTGTCGGGGGGTGAACAGCAACGGGTGGCTATTGCCAGAGCGTTAATACTTAAACCCGAAGTAATACTTGCTGATGAACCCACAGGTAATCTGGACACAAAGACAGGAGACGCAGTACAGGATTTGTTGATTAATTTGAATAGAGAACTGAAGATAACCCTGGTTGTAGTTACGCACAATAACAGACTGGCAGATAAAATGCCTCGCAGGGTAAGCCTATTGGATGGCATGATTGTTTCAGATGTCTTATCGTAA
- a CDS encoding lipoprotein-releasing ABC transporter permease subunit: protein MSYEFFIGLRYLKAKRKQTFISIITLISVGGVAVGVMTLIVVIGVMSGFKEDLTSKILGYYSHIVVLKQSEGLDDYEEIIKKIEKVKRVKSATPFIYTQAMLSSKSGSLGVALRGVDPKTIGKVINIGSNMKEGSLLNLEGHDNSADYPGIIIGKELSRNLGIFYGDTVNLISPMGVMTPMGMVPRMKKFKIVGIFESGMYEYDSSFLYISLKNAQDFINMPGVVTGIEVKTDDIYKVKEIASRIVRDLGYSYWTKDWMEMNRNLFAALKMEKITMFVILVLIIMVAAFNIVSTLIMVVMEKNKDIAILKSMGATASSIMKIFIIEGLVVGVTGTLLGTIGGYALGFLLSEYKFIKLPSDVYYISTLPIRIDSLDSILIAISAIGISFLATLYPSWQASKLLPAEALRYE, encoded by the coding sequence ATGTCTTACGAATTTTTTATCGGGCTGAGATATTTAAAAGCCAAGAGAAAACAGACTTTTATATCTATTATTACCCTTATATCTGTTGGAGGAGTGGCCGTCGGGGTTATGACCCTGATTGTGGTAATAGGGGTGATGAGTGGCTTTAAGGAGGACCTTACAAGCAAGATTCTTGGATACTATTCTCACATAGTGGTGCTGAAACAGAGCGAAGGATTGGATGATTATGAAGAGATAATAAAAAAAATTGAGAAAGTAAAAAGGGTGAAATCCGCAACTCCATTTATATATACGCAGGCAATGCTGAGTTCAAAATCTGGTTCTCTGGGAGTAGCTTTACGAGGGGTTGATCCTAAAACAATTGGGAAGGTAATAAATATAGGATCGAATATGAAAGAGGGGAGTTTGCTAAACTTAGAAGGGCATGACAATAGTGCTGACTATCCTGGAATTATTATTGGTAAGGAATTATCGAGGAATTTAGGAATCTTCTACGGTGATACGGTAAATCTGATTTCGCCAATGGGCGTTATGACCCCCATGGGTATGGTGCCCAGAATGAAGAAGTTTAAGATTGTTGGTATATTTGAATCCGGGATGTATGAATACGATTCCTCTTTTTTATATATTTCACTGAAGAATGCTCAAGACTTTATTAATATGCCAGGTGTTGTCACGGGTATAGAAGTTAAGACTGATGATATTTATAAAGTTAAAGAGATTGCTTCCAGGATTGTTAGAGATTTAGGTTATTCATATTGGACAAAAGACTGGATGGAAATGAACAGGAATCTATTTGCTGCATTAAAAATGGAGAAAATTACAATGTTTGTAATCTTGGTTCTAATAATTATGGTAGCGGCCTTTAATATAGTTAGTACCCTTATAATGGTGGTTATGGAGAAGAATAAGGATATTGCCATCCTTAAATCTATGGGGGCAACTGCCAGCAGTATAATGAAGATATTTATTATTGAAGGATTAGTAGTTGGAGTTACCGGGACATTGCTTGGAACAATTGGGGGTTATGCTTTGGGTTTCCTCCTCAGTGAATACAAATTTATAAAGCTGCCCAGTGATGTATACTATATATCTACTCTCCCCATTAGAATAGACAGTTTAGATTCCATTTTGATAGCTATCTCTGCCATTGGAATAAGTTTTCTTGCTACTCTGTATCCCTCATGGCAAGCTTCTAAACTGCTCCCCGCTGAAGCTTTAAGGTATGAATAG